A DNA window from Mycolicibacter hiberniae contains the following coding sequences:
- the dmpG gene encoding 4-hydroxy-2-oxovalerate aldolase yields MSDHIFDVRITDTSLRDGSHHKRHQFTPAEVAAIVAAIDAAGVPVIEVTHGDGLGGSSFNYGFSKTPDQELIKLAAQTAKDAKIAFLMLPGVATKEDMKQAQGNGGQICRIATHCTEADVSIQHFGLARELGLETVGFLMMAHTVSPEKLAAQARIMADAGCQCVYVVDSAGALVMEGVRDRVAALVAELGDDAQVGFHGHENLGLGVANSLEAVRAGAKQIDGSVRRFGAGAGNAPVEALIGVFDKVGIKTGIDFFDIADAAEEVVRPAMPAECVLDRNALIMGYSGVYSSFLKHAVRQGERYGVPAHELLHRAGQRKLIGGQEDQLIDIALEIQRERAAK; encoded by the coding sequence ATGTCTGATCACATTTTTGATGTGCGGATCACCGACACCTCGCTGCGCGACGGTTCGCACCACAAGCGTCACCAGTTCACGCCTGCGGAGGTCGCGGCGATCGTGGCGGCGATCGACGCCGCCGGGGTGCCGGTCATCGAGGTGACCCACGGTGACGGCCTGGGCGGATCGAGCTTCAATTACGGGTTCTCCAAGACGCCCGACCAGGAGCTGATCAAGCTCGCGGCGCAGACCGCCAAGGACGCCAAGATCGCCTTCCTGATGCTGCCCGGCGTGGCCACCAAGGAAGACATGAAGCAGGCGCAGGGCAACGGCGGGCAGATCTGCCGGATCGCTACCCACTGCACCGAGGCCGATGTCTCCATTCAGCATTTCGGCCTGGCGCGGGAGCTGGGTCTGGAGACCGTCGGGTTTTTGATGATGGCTCACACCGTCTCCCCGGAGAAGCTGGCCGCCCAGGCCCGCATCATGGCTGATGCCGGCTGCCAGTGCGTGTACGTGGTGGATTCGGCCGGTGCGCTGGTGATGGAGGGTGTTCGCGATCGGGTGGCCGCGTTGGTGGCCGAGCTCGGTGATGACGCCCAGGTGGGTTTCCATGGCCACGAGAACCTGGGGCTGGGCGTTGCCAACTCGCTGGAGGCGGTGCGTGCCGGCGCCAAGCAGATCGACGGCTCGGTGCGCCGCTTCGGTGCGGGCGCGGGTAACGCCCCGGTGGAGGCGTTGATCGGGGTGTTCGACAAGGTCGGGATCAAGACCGGAATCGATTTCTTTGACATCGCTGATGCCGCAGAGGAAGTGGTGCGCCCGGCGATGCCGGCCGAGTGCGTGCTGGACCGCAACGCACTGATCATGGGCTACTCCGGGGTGTACTCCAGCTTCCTCAAGCACGCGGTGCGTCAAGGTGAGCGTTACGGCGTGCCGGCGCATGAGTTGCTGCACCGGGCCGGGCAGCGCAAGCTGATCGGTGGCCAGGAGGACCAGCTGATCGACATCGCCCTGGAGATCCAGCGGGAGCGGGCCGCGAAATAA
- a CDS encoding acetaldehyde dehydrogenase (acetylating) — translation MAAKASVAIVGSGNISTDLLYKLLRSQWLEPRWMIGIDPESEGLARARKLGLETSAQGADWLLALDEKPDFVFEATSAYVHKAYAPKYEAAGIRAIDLTPAAVGPAVIPPANLHEHVDAPNVNMITCGGQATIPIVYAVTRAVKEQGGTVPYAEIVASVASVSAGPGTRANIDEFTKTTSRGVETIGGAQRGKAIIILNPADPPMIMRDTIFCQIPEDADRDAITASIKDVVAQVQTYVPGYRLLNEPQFDEPSLNSGGRAVVTTFVEVEGAGDYLPPYAGNLDIMTAAATKVGEEIAREMAAAKAGGA, via the coding sequence ATGGCTGCTAAGGCCTCAGTTGCGATCGTCGGGTCGGGCAATATCAGTACCGACCTGTTGTACAAGTTGCTGCGTTCGCAGTGGCTGGAGCCGCGTTGGATGATCGGCATCGACCCCGAGTCTGAGGGTTTGGCGCGGGCGCGCAAGCTCGGCCTGGAGACCTCGGCGCAGGGGGCGGACTGGCTGTTGGCCCTCGATGAGAAGCCGGACTTCGTGTTCGAGGCCACCAGTGCTTACGTGCATAAGGCGTATGCGCCCAAGTATGAGGCCGCCGGTATCCGGGCCATCGACTTGACGCCGGCGGCGGTGGGTCCGGCGGTGATCCCGCCGGCGAATCTGCATGAGCATGTCGATGCGCCGAACGTCAACATGATCACCTGCGGTGGTCAGGCCACCATTCCGATCGTGTATGCCGTCACGCGTGCGGTCAAAGAGCAGGGCGGCACCGTGCCCTATGCGGAGATCGTGGCCAGTGTCGCGAGCGTGTCGGCTGGGCCGGGGACCCGGGCCAACATCGATGAGTTCACCAAGACCACCTCGCGTGGGGTGGAGACCATCGGTGGTGCGCAGCGCGGCAAGGCGATCATCATCTTGAACCCGGCCGACCCGCCGATGATCATGCGCGACACGATCTTCTGCCAGATCCCCGAGGACGCCGACCGCGACGCGATCACCGCGTCGATCAAGGATGTGGTGGCTCAGGTGCAGACCTATGTGCCCGGTTACCGGTTGCTCAACGAGCCGCAGTTCGATGAGCCGTCGCTGAACTCCGGGGGGCGTGCGGTGGTGACCACGTTCGTGGAGGTCGAGGGCGCCGGCGATTATCTGCCGCCGTATGCGGGCAACTTGGACATCATGACCGCCGCTGCGACCAAGGTCGGCGAAGAGATCGCCCGTGAGATGGCGGCAGCAAAGGCTGGAGGAGCGTAA
- a CDS encoding mycofactocin-coupled SDR family oxidoreductase: MTVPRLAGKVALITGAARGIGRAQAVRFAQEGAEIIGVDLCGPVDTVRVPHATLDDLAETTRQVGVVGGRMTSAVADVRDKEALCAAVDQAVSQHDGLDIVCATAGITSRGPAVELSEETWRTMLDVNLTGVFHTCQVSAPHLIARGGGAMVLVSSIAGLRGLAGVAHYSAAKHGVVGLMRSLANELAPHRVRVNTVHPTNVDTPLIQNDSVRCAFRPDLQQPPTRSEFADATKAMNMLDVPWVQSVDVANASLFLVSDEARYITAVALPVDAGATQRQGR; the protein is encoded by the coding sequence ATGACCGTTCCTCGGCTGGCCGGAAAAGTCGCGCTGATCACCGGCGCGGCGCGGGGAATCGGGCGTGCGCAGGCGGTGCGCTTTGCCCAGGAGGGCGCTGAGATCATCGGTGTCGATCTGTGTGGTCCGGTCGACACGGTCCGGGTACCGCACGCCACTCTCGACGATCTTGCGGAGACCACCCGCCAGGTGGGCGTTGTTGGTGGCCGGATGACATCGGCGGTTGCCGATGTACGCGACAAAGAGGCGCTGTGTGCAGCCGTCGACCAGGCGGTTAGTCAACACGACGGACTCGATATCGTTTGCGCCACAGCGGGAATCACTTCCCGGGGTCCTGCGGTCGAACTGTCCGAAGAGACCTGGCGCACGATGCTGGACGTCAATCTCACCGGGGTATTCCACACCTGTCAGGTGAGCGCACCTCACCTGATCGCCCGCGGGGGCGGTGCAATGGTTCTGGTGAGCTCCATCGCAGGCCTGCGCGGATTGGCGGGGGTCGCCCATTACAGCGCTGCCAAACACGGAGTGGTCGGGCTGATGCGCAGCCTTGCCAATGAACTGGCCCCGCACCGCGTTCGGGTCAACACGGTCCATCCGACGAATGTCGACACTCCGCTCATTCAGAACGACTCGGTGCGGTGCGCCTTCCGCCCCGACCTGCAACAGCCGCCAACGCGAAGTGAGTTCGCCGACGCCACCAAGGCGATGAACATGCTCGACGTGCCGTGGGTGCAGTCGGTGGACGTGGCCAATGCATCCCTGTTCCTGGTGTCTGACGAGGCCCGCTACATCACGGCAGTCGCCCTTCCGGTGGACGCCGGCGCCACCCAGCGACAGGGGCGATGA
- a CDS encoding mycofactocin-coupled SDR family oxidoreductase: MPNLAGKVAVVTGAARGTGRAHCEQLAEAGADIIAIDRSSAVDDLSIMATVLADKDRRCFTAIADVRDLCSLSAAVGAGVTALGALDIVIANAGVHAPGAPVWELPGEVWQDALDINLTGVWHTVKAAAPHLRPGASVVIINSTSGIRGPGDTAHYTASKHAAVGLARTLANELGPRGIRVNTVHPGAVATAMVRNEATYRGLCPDLDSPTEADAIKVLAARNLLGVPWVQPYDVANASVFLASDDARYITGAQLVVDAGLTQKT; the protein is encoded by the coding sequence ATGCCCAACCTCGCCGGCAAAGTCGCCGTGGTCACCGGCGCCGCGCGCGGTACGGGGCGTGCGCACTGCGAGCAGCTGGCTGAGGCCGGTGCAGACATCATCGCCATTGACCGATCCAGCGCGGTAGACGATCTGTCGATCATGGCGACGGTACTGGCCGACAAGGACCGCAGATGCTTCACCGCCATCGCCGATGTCCGGGATCTTTGTTCGCTGTCGGCCGCCGTCGGTGCCGGCGTGACAGCGCTGGGCGCCCTGGACATCGTGATCGCCAATGCCGGAGTCCACGCTCCCGGCGCCCCGGTGTGGGAACTGCCCGGCGAGGTCTGGCAGGACGCGCTCGACATCAACCTCACCGGTGTGTGGCATACCGTCAAGGCTGCTGCGCCACACCTGCGGCCGGGCGCCTCGGTCGTGATCATCAATTCCACCAGTGGAATTCGTGGCCCTGGCGATACGGCGCACTACACTGCCAGCAAGCATGCCGCGGTGGGTCTGGCCCGCACACTCGCCAACGAACTGGGGCCGCGCGGGATCCGGGTGAACACCGTGCACCCCGGAGCGGTGGCCACTGCGATGGTCCGCAACGAAGCGACCTACCGAGGACTCTGCCCTGATCTCGACAGTCCGACCGAAGCGGACGCGATCAAAGTTCTCGCAGCGCGCAATCTCCTGGGTGTGCCGTGGGTGCAGCCGTATGACGTCGCCAACGCCTCGGTGTTCCTGGCTTCCGACGACGCCCGCTACATCACCGGAGCCCAACTGGTAGTCGACGCCGGATTGACCCAGAAGACATGA